aggcatgctgggagttgtagttctgtaacatctgtcccttcagattttgcaattttcatgaaatgtttgaaaattgctgctctactttgaagccctctaattttttcaaaaagcaaaaatatgtccattttatgatgccaacataaagtggacatattgggggagatttatcaaaggatttagactgttttttcttgtctaaatttgtcgcacagaaagttgcagtctaaatatgtgccacttttctgcgacttttgctctagaggatttttagaacatgatgcatgcaagtctattttagactgaaatgcattgaaaaatgcattggtgctgaatttatcaaaagcgacttttcagcgacaagtcgcattggctgaaagtgcgccgaaatgtcagaccatactggagcaggtttaaatatagactaaaccatagatcatgcagtctgtgcacagaatttatcaagagccgtgcgccatttgataaattaggtgcacaatagaccagactaaccctctgtagtttggtctatattgatgcgggacatagacagctttgataaatatcccccattgtatttgtgaagaaaaataaaatttatttggaatatccattttccttacaagcagagagcttcaaagttagaaaaatgcaaaattttcatgaaattttgggatttttcaccaaaaaacactgcaagtaatgccgaaaatttaccaccaaaataaagtagaatatgtcacgaaaaaacaatctcagaatcagaatattcggtaaaagcgttttcgagttgtTAATTTTGTAAAGCGACGGTgttcagaattgtgaaaaagggctcagtccttaaaggggtattccaggcaaaaacttttttttgtatatcaactggctccaggaaagttaaacagatttgttaattacttctaaatcttaaaaatcttaatccttccaatagttattagcttctgaagttgagttggtgttttctgtctaactcctttctgatgactcacgtcccgggagctgtccaactcctatggggatattctcccatcatgcacagctcccgggacgtgacatcatcattgagcagttaggcagaaaacttcagaagctaataactattggatggattaagattttttaatagaagtaatttacaaatctgtttaactttccagagccagttgatatataaaaaaaagtttttgcctggaatacccctttaaggtgaaaaagggtggcgtccttaaggggttaatgttgttgACCAGAAGCAGGAGGGcggtccctttcttctcctcaggggatagcccctccctctcctcagtcactggtctcggaagtgagcatctgtaaccatttcctttctggttttatgctatacgcacactgtgtgcttacagcttttgcaaaactacagctcccagcatgcacacacatcctttgagttgtagttttgcaacagctggagccatatGATTGATAAAACTCAGATTTATAGCAGTGTTGCTACAGGCTGTcttcctcctactgttgcaaaactaacactcccagcatgcccacacatcatttggctgtgcaggcatgctgggagttgtagttttgcaacagctggaggctgtattagatacacacacattcacttcatttattcatatgcattacctagacaacacagacttacacacacacacatatatatatacacatgcagatacacttactttttaaacaaaaaatcctccattcagtccccatcttcagtcaccagcttctttcatcatctgctcacaggcagcagtgtactcccgccccttctcctcacacagacagtgagggagccgatcacagcagctttagatctgcagacctgtcaatcatgaagtgggtccatgacgtaggtgatgacaagtggacacagccaggctggtatgtatcccaggaggcagggaggcagttgTTTTAATGGCTTCTTCAGCTTCTtcgaattttttttaatgaaagcaattgctaaacctattggttatacatgctttacaacatatcaaaagtttttgtatctgacagtgcccatttaaagcagtGCTGCAAAATTGTAACAATGATGGCATGTGAGCGAAGAGCGTGTTTGTTGGTTTTTAATGTCTGACATTTGTCCCTTACCTTATTCAAAAGAAATCCCTGAGTTACAGGATAGAAGAGTGACATGACTTGTAATAAAAAcgtttttaaaagcaaaaaagcATGCGGAAAGTCTGAGGAAGCCTAGAGGTAGGAGACTCAAATCAAATGAAAAGTACAACTAACATTCAGTATTGTATTGCTTTCCTTCAGGAAACATTTGCAGATTGCAATATGAAATCCTACTAGTCACACAGTTGTATTGTCTGAAGAATGAAGAAGCTGAACTCCGAGCCCCTGCCCAAGAGGGGGGACACCTTGTATAGTGTCAGCCAGATGCCTGATTTTCCTCAGAATATACAAGGTGAGACTCCTGTAGGAGctgtaggctgggttcacaccttcTTTGTGTTTACATTTAATGGATACATTTTATACTGTTTAAAAAAGATGTATGTGTACAATAAACAAGTGCTATGTAGTATGATTTGTTCcccattgacatgtattataaaaaaacaaaaaccatagTAAAACGGAACAGCGAAACAAACACAAAATGCAGAACAAATCAAAAAATCAAGCATGCCTGTCCCGTCTCTCCACCAACATGACTTGTGAAGTGTTGGGTGGCCGCCTACACTGGCGGTGGGTTTGGCCGACCTTAgtataaggtgtatgggcaccttaaagCATTAGTTCTTAAAAGATAAAACCACTTATTATTATACATTCATTAAAAATGTTGGGGGTCTCTCTCTCTTTCATTTGGCTGTCCAACCCCAGTCGTCTAGTCACATCTAACCTAATAACACTAAACATGGTTGGACTTGACTGACGGGGGGACTGTCTTAGCTTCCTGCTATGTGAGTTTCCTGCGCATTACTGCTGGGTATCAGTCATGTTGATTGGCGTGGACACACTAGTCACTGATTGGCCCGCGGTGCTCGTGCGTGCCCCTGAGTCAGCTGCAAGTCAAGAAGAACGGGGCACCAACAGGAGCAGATGACCCCATTTCTCTCTATGGCTGAATGGAGTCACTAGGAGGCCTACGCTATTTTCAGAGCGCTCAAAAATGGAGGATTCCTGCACTTTTGAATTAGCGCATAGGTCCTGAACAGTCACTAAGTGGCTCAGTTCAGCCACTGAAAGCAATAGGTTCCTCCGCTCCAGTTAACAGTATACGTCAACATCCTGTTTTTGGCAGAGACCAACAGGGGTATAGTAAGAACCTACTCTAACAGATGAGTTAAAACTAAAAACAAATAATGATATAACAAAACATGTATCTTCCATTTACAGGCCATAGCCGTGCTGGCTTACTAGACATTGCCGAACAGTACCTGAAGGATAGGATTCAACAAGGAGATAAACAGGCCCATTTTCTTCTAGGCCAACTTTGCTTTGAGGAGGTAAACCTTCAGGCCTTGAATAAAGCCAAATAACATGAACGACAGGTGCCAAAACCTCTGATGTTCTTTCTGTCTAGGATTGTAAAAATTCTTGCATTACCATTTCCAAGTGTCGTGTTCCTAGTTTGACACCGTTCAGACTTCTCAGAAAGGGGCAGACTCATCCTGCTCTAGTTGTTGTTAAACTTCTACAACCATCATGCCCAGATAGTTGTGAGCTGTCTGAGTATCCTGGTATTTGTAGTTCCACAACGGCTGGAGAGCCACATGTTGGAGGccactgttaggctaggtttccgtCTTTTTGGATCATTACCGTTGTGtggaaatagattttttttctcttttagcaGTTTTTCCTATATCTCTGTCTACCCTTTTAAACCTGTTCAGGTACTTAAGCACACATTAATGCTGGGCACCGCCAATTgtgccgatgcccagcattaaccctttagacaccccaatcaagttgattgtggcatctaaaactaaagtgaaacgatcccggcagctcagcggagctgatcaggaccatcgcggtgaaaccgcaatgttccaatcagctgagaggacggcgggagggcttCCTCGCcgtccgtgttaaaaaaaaaaaaaaggttgattaAAGTGTATTAACCCCTTTCTAATAAGTTTGGATCCCCtctcccctttttcccattttttaaattaaataatgtaaaaaaaataaaaattatcttaTATGGTTCCACCACGTGCGTAAAATATAAgattagctaaactgcacggtcgatggcgtacacttaaaaaaataccaaagtccaaaattgtgcatttttggtaatttcatataccataaaaaataaatagaaagcaatgaaaaagtcccataaaaaaaaatggtgccaataaaaactacagatcacggcgcaaaacatgagccctcatatagctccatatgcggaaaaataaaaaaaagttataggggtcagaagatgacaattttaaacatactaattttggcacatgtagttatcttttttttttttttttaaagtagtcaaataaaataaaacctacataaattgggtatctttgtaaccgtatggatctacagaataaagatatggtgttattttgtaccaaaaagtgcactgcgtagaaactgaagcccccaaaatttacaccgcagattatgttataaaataagtgatgtcattacaaagtacaattggtgatgcaaaaaaacaagcccttatatgggtctgtaggtgcaaaattgagagcgttatgatttttagaagggaaggaggaaaaaacgaaagtgcaaaaacaacatTGTCCAGTTCGTTTTGcaattccctattgacttgcatttAACATCTGACTGTGGCATTTTTTCACCAAATAAGCacttttggcatttttgcaaaaacaaataaaaatcttTTTCACATTCTATTGGTTTGGCTGGGGTATCCCCTATTCACATCAGTGGAGACAAATACAGTATTGTAAACCACATGTACAACTTTTATGGTTGTTTCTGTAGATATTTGTCTTAAGTTTGTACCATAAGTCTGCTGTATGTTTAAACCTTTTCAGGGCTGGTATGAAGATGCATTATTGCACTTTGAAAAAGTCAAAGATGAGGATTATCAGGCATTATACCAAGCTGGAGTGATGTATTATGATGGTCTGGGAACTCAAGAAGATCAGGTATGTATTGTGTGAATGTTTtctattttacttaaaggggtactccggtgaaaaactttttttttttttaaatcaactggtgccagaaagttaaacagatttgtaaattacttctattaaaaaatcttaatccttcctgtacttattagctgctgaatactacagtggaaattcttttccatttgaaacacagagctgtctgctgacatcatgagcacagtgctctctgctgacatctctgtctattttaggaactgtccagggtaaaaggaaatccccatagcaaacatatgctgttctggacagttcataaaatggacacagatgtcagcagagagcactgtgcttatgatgtcagcagacagctctgcgtttcaaaaagaaaagaatttccgctgtagtattcagcagctaataagtacaggaaggattaagattttttaatagaagtaatttacaaatctgttaactttctggcaccagttgatagcaCTGCACATAAGAAAGGTGGCAACATTTACATctaattttatgtgtctagcacctttatttatttttttattacacttttagtttagctcactattctgaattcctctcaaagggagggggcgtggcctcactgtgcatgtctccgcccctccctctgtacgctgtctgctcacatctcccctagcattaacaaaactacaactcccagcttgtcctttctgacagtagcgggacacaagctgacagtgggaggatttttcctccagctctgagccctgcactcacagctgtcaatcaaggaagtgtgtccatgacataggtgatgatgcatggacacagcaggactagtatgtgtccaagcaggcaggggggcagttgtttgactggctttttctgtatgaaatactgaaaattttctaatgaaagcaattgcaaaacctattggttctgcatcctttacaacatatcaaaagtttttgtgtcagacagtgcacatttaactaCTATGAACAAACATGGCCCAAAGCTGAGTCTAAACCGTAAAGATCTAATATTTCAGGCTATGAGAGTTCTCACAGGTCGTGTTTTAGTACTAGCAATAGGTTATCACTGTGGTGCTGCCACCTGCTGGCTACAGTAATTATGTCTTCTCTCAAACAGAGGATCCGTGTGCTACTTAGCTGGCTACACcagtctggcatgctgggagttgtagttttgcaacagctggagacatcttGTTTGGAATACACTGGGCTACACTGTACATGTCCATTCCTGGGATGTAGCAAATATTTAATCATATCTTCTAAACACAAGACCCATACTCCATAATTGTCAACAGTCAattatttcatgaaattcttCCCCCAGTTTTGGAAATTAAATAAATTATCcaccctttcatttttttttttataagaggcTGAAATGTAACAAAATAACAACCTCTACTCACCTTTATGATCTAGCAGAAATCCAGCGCAGAAGCTCTGGTGGGCACCAGTCTTTGTTTACTAGTGGCCAAAACGTGACCACTGTAGCCAATCAGTGTTCTCAGCAGTTGTGCCGtactggcattatggctcccatgACCACTGATCAGCTGTAAACAGAGACCTAGGCCTGCACCAGAACGTCTGCACTGGATTGGACAGGTGAGTGAAGGTTTTATTATTTGGTTACATTTTGGCTATTTATGTCAATTttatgtataacccctttaaccatgtggATACCATTACCGTAGCATTTCATATTGTTTTTCATTAACACCATATTCATTCAAACATCAAACCCCCCTAAGTGAAccttactgtattttttttatactgtattttcgcaataaacattttttttatggattaTGGCATCAGCGTTATGTTGCCTCATTGCCCTCATTGTATTAGTGAAAGGCAAACAATCACATAATACAGCTACAAAAGTTTAGTTTTTTCTGCTGCCTTGAAGTAGTTGTATAAACATTTGTTAGAGCTGTATCAGAACTCGATGTCTGCATGAGAATATTTAATGCAAACACAGAAATACTTTTATGTCTAGGCTCTTATTAGAAAAGTGCAGTacctgtacagtatatgttgggGCACCGGCAAACATTGGACAGCTAATGGATAGTAAAGGAAAAGACTGTACAGGAAGACAGCCCAAAATAAATCAGGACTGGTTTTTCAGCTCAGTTTTTGGGTGAAATTCTCCCTTATTTTGCAGTtctgttctataaaaaaaaaaaaaaaaaatgattggcaGAATTTCTAGATTTCACTGATCTCCCAACAGTACCAGTTCAGCTCCTCAGTGTTCTCCCTCCTCTCGACACACAGAAAAGTTGGTCTCCACTGTAGCAAGAGATTGGCGAGGAGGCATTtcgaagtgtgtgtgtgtgtttttttttttcaccctatgcacaataaaaaaaaattctggacaacccctttaatctgtgaaTACCTGATACTATATGGATATTAGTGCTTTAGGGTACAGTCCCACAAAGCgcttacgcagcgtatttcccgctgcactaaaaacacagcatttttccgatcagcatacacacagggcttcccggTGGCAGCCCTGGGTgttcagtgagttttggaggaggGGCCAAACTTctgtaacttttaaattttttgtaaaaaaaatgtaataaaaggctGACTAGATCAGTCACATAGGAGCAGGTCAGCAAAAATCCTCAAGATTATGCAGAATACTATCTGCACAGGCAGCTGTAATTTTTTCTAATTGAGCAGTTTTGTCCAGGATTATGTGAATAAACACACAGCCTCATCCATGGGATGACCATTATCTGCCTCCGTCCTGTTTTTCTTCCAGAGGAAAGGAGTGGAATACATGAAGAAGATTATCAGCTCCAGTAGCCATGGAGCTAAACACCTAAAATACGCAGCTGCTTACAATCTTGGGCGAGCGTGTTATGAAGGCTGCGGGATGCGTCACTCTGACGAAGAAGCAGAGAGGTAATTCCTTGTTTTCAGACATTCCAGTAGCAGCCAGCCTCTTCATTTCTTACATGTTTCCTTTTATTGTAGGTGGTGGCTTATAGCAGCAGATAATGGAAACCCCAAAGCCAGTGTGATAGCCCAGAGTGTGCTAGGAAAGTTTTATTCCCGACCACCCAGCAAGAATCTGCGAAAGGTTATTCACATTATCCTATACATGTTACAGTATGTTCACGTTCAGTTTATTGTACTGAAccacttaaagggaaactgacagcagggtccACAACACTTACTCAAATATACAGTTAGATATAGTGCGGGTGACCCTGTTCCTAAATTTTCTTAACAACAAAAATATTTGTGCAATGCTTTCTCCCGCACGCTCAAGTCGATAACTCTGCCCCTTCcataaatattcatcccctctTTCTCGTCATGTCTGTGaagcaggcccgtcgctacaggacaggcaaaccaagcaattgctgggggccccgagcagagccagtgcttgcccgtcctgtagcaacGGGGCAATTCCACCCATCACCAGGGCTGGACAAAtgcctgacatttttttttaaataaactcacttgcagctttggagttcttctcacctcaccaaaATCAAGCTCCCCCCACCCcagctgcacttggtatcttccctcagctccggactctcagccttcagccgtctgagcaggaggagggggaggggggaggagagagcacagagctgtgaggaaaggagaccgcagaggctgtacaacatggggcctgactatagtaggtgtccctgctgtatatatatgtgtataagcgtgtgtgtgtgtgtgtggatatatagatatatatgtgtataagcaggtgtgtggatatatagatatatatgtgtataagcgtgtgtgtgtggatatatatatgtgtgtacatatgtgtatgtctatgtactgtgcctgtgtgtgtgtgtgttactactgttgATGActttatgtaaagtgcatgtgtgtagggctgggcggtataccggttcataccggataccgtttttttttctccgacTGTATGAATTTTGGCCCAGACCACTATACCGGTGGGGCCCCTCCCCCCGCCCATGAATGAATTACAGAGCCCACGGCTCCGCTCTGTCAGGGGAGAGCAGGATGACTCCCATCACTATTAAGAACatccctattaaggacatcccatgCCCCTGTTAACCCTCTTGGCCCtcgcagggaccgccgggaggtagcacacacgggacgtcactgatgtcccgtgcgtgcgcccattggaaagcaacgcggaggagcggagcagcgaacaggacatgcgctggctagcatggtaagtgaccagcggcacatcagcttaagtgctccgaccaccgctcctccagtcccgggacctactgctatggtggccgaatcagaggagcagtggtcggaacactgaagtagggcagtaaacaggcatacagcctccagccatacactgtatggctggaggctgtatgtctgtggggggaacatactacacctaatgttggggaactatactgcacctaatgtgggggaacattatactgcacctaatgtgggggtactatactgcacctaatgtgggggaactatagcctaatgtggggagaactatactgcacctaatgtgggggaactatagcctaatgtggggagaactatactgcacctaatgtggagaactatactgcaacttaaTAAGGggagaactctactgcacctaatgtggagaactatactgcacctaatgtgggaaactatactgcacataatgttgggggactatactgcacctaatgtgggggaactacagcctaatgtgggggaaatgtacagcacctaatgtggggaactacactgcacctaatgtgggggactatactgcacctaatggggggggaactatactgcacttaatgtgggggaactatactgcacctaatgtgggggaacactgcttgcctaatgtggggagaactctgctgcacctaatgtggggggaactctgctgcacctaatgtggagtgaactgtgccgcaccaaacgtgaggggaactgtgctgcacctaatgtgggaggaaactgtgtcgcacctaacgtggggggaactgtgctgcacctaatgtgggggcctcgtatcgacattCGCTCACGTCGCTCTCCCAGAAttaaagggccggcgttactacgtcctgacgccggccctagagcgtgacgtgtgtgaacatcaaggggggggggccccTCCATgttcattttgcttggggcccccaaatttcttcaaacggccctgctgtGAAGGGGCGGGTTATCAGCAGAAGGGGGTGGGGGTATTGGCCGGATCAGGCAGGAGAAACcattgcacatacagcagcagccgCCTCCAGTACACATAAGAGGAATTTTCCATATTAGCAACAAGATGAATATCTCCTGAACTGAGAAGCGATAGACCACCcgtagtatatacctgtatattcaggttagtgtgtTGGACTCTGCTGTCAGTTTCTCTGTAAGTGGCACGCTTGCTAGAAGGAGGTGACTGCATTACTAGTAAAGCACAGCGCCCACTTCATTTTTTGCCCACTAAACAGTACTATGCCGACTCTGGAGTTTTGCAATCACATTCACTTGAAGGGACTAGGTAGCGGTTCTCTGGTCAGGATAAGTATGGTTCAGAAAAAGAGCCAAAAAGGTCTCTATCCTTTATTCTAGAGATCATGGTGGTACAAGAAGTCTGACTCACCACTTATCAGTAAATTATGACCTATCTGTGCAATATATCAAAACTTTCTATCATCAAAAGCCCCTTCAAACTTTAGCCTTTAGActatattcacatggcagaatttccgcacatctGCACCAATTCAGCGTCTGctttcatttgggtggtttctggcttgtgcggaatcCGCCTGCAGAAATTcctaagtgtgaatgggagtgtggaatcccattgaagcctATTGTGCTTTAATTTGATGCGGAATCTGCATGTAGAAATTCtaccatgtgaatatagcctggCGGAGCATAGGGGGCAGGATTAACATAGCGGTGGCATTCGACTACAATTTCTGGACATATATCCGGTCATTACTACAATGGTACCAGCACTAGAAATCCCTGAGATGCTTTGGAGGGTCTCTGACCAATTACTCCTttccaaaaaaaggaaaatagaaattttcacaaaaaaaaaaaaaaagcgttacCCTAAAATCATTTGGTCTTCAGTCCTCACCTACAAGGCAATGTGAGAATAAAGATTTTGTTGTTAAATGACACGCACACATTATAAGATCTTGGTTGGTGTTTTACAGGCTTTCTTCTGGCATTCAGAAGCCTGTGGTAATGGCAGTGTGGAGTCGCAGGGAGCTCTCGGGGTCATGTATCTCCATggcctgggaatacagaggaacATGCACTTTGCCCTGGAGTGCCTGAAGGAAGCAGCAGAGCGTGGAAACGTGTATGCACAAGGGCATCTGGTCGCCTACTACTACAACAGGACATTGTACACAAAGGCTGCAGAGCTAGCCAAGAAGTAAGACCACAGGCCTGGAAAAGCAGGTCACATCTCAATACTACACGCTTGCTACAGGAAGACATCTGTAACAAATATGATCATGACAGAAAACAATCCTTAATTTTAATAGTTCTCTgggggaaaaaacaaacataa
Above is a genomic segment from Hyla sarda isolate aHylSar1 chromosome 1, aHylSar1.hap1, whole genome shotgun sequence containing:
- the LRP2BP gene encoding LRP2-binding protein isoform X5, coding for MKKLNSEPLPKRGDTLYSVSQMPDFPQNIQGHSRAGLLDIAEQYLKDRIQQGDKQAHFLLGQLCFEEGWYEDALLHFEKVKDEDYQALYQAGVMYYDGLGTQEDQRKGVEYMKKIISSSSHGAKHLKYAAAYNLGRACYEGCGMRHSDEEAERWWLIAADNGNPKASVIAQSVLGKFYSRPPSKNLRKAFFWHSEACGNGSVESQGALGVMYLHGLGIQRNMHFALECLKEAAERGNVYAQGHLVAYYYNRTLYTKAAELAKKIVQYDNISLQVDAEDRLPAYTAKGIAMANFYLARCLHLGLGMKPDTSAAKQHYRKAFLMDADVTNDLQCDVIYGKV
- the LRP2BP gene encoding LRP2-binding protein isoform X2 produces the protein MKKLNSEPLPKRGDTLYSVSQMPDFPQNIQGHSRAGLLDIAEQYLKDRIQQGDKQAHFLLGQLCFEEGWYEDALLHFEKVKDEDYQALYQAGVMYYDGLGTQEDQRKGVEYMKKIISSSSHGAKHLKYAAAYNLGRACYEGCGMRHSDEEAERWWLIAADNGNPKASVIAQSVLGKFYSRPPSKNLRKAFFWHSEACGNGSVESQGALGVMYLHGLGIQRNMHFALECLKEAAERGNVYAQGHLVAYYYNRTLYTKAAELAKKIVQYDNISLQVDAEDRLPAYTAKGIAMANFYLARCLHLGLGMKPDTSAAKQHYRKAFLMDADVTNDLQCDVIYGKVYKQKSRCLQCIDLGHTGPFM
- the LRP2BP gene encoding LRP2-binding protein isoform X3, with the translated sequence MKKLNSEPLPKRGDTLYSVSQMPDFPQNIQGHSRAGLLDIAEQYLKDRIQQGDKQAHFLLGQLCFEEGWYEDALLHFEKVKDEDYQALYQAGVMYYDGLGTQEDQRKGVEYMKKIISSSSHGAKHLKYAAAYNLGRACYEGCGMRHSDEEAERWWLIAADNGNPKASVIAQSVLGKFYSRPPSKNLRKAFFWHSEACGNGSVESQGALGVMYLHGLGIQRNMHFALECLKEAAERGNVYAQGHLVAYYYNRTLYTKAAELAKKIVQYDNISLQVDAEDRLPAYTAKGIAMANFYLARCLHLGLGMKPDTSAAKQHYRKAFLMDADVTNDLQCDVIYGKVFALDL
- the LRP2BP gene encoding LRP2-binding protein isoform X1 codes for the protein MKKLNSEPLPKRGDTLYSVSQMPDFPQNIQGHSRAGLLDIAEQYLKDRIQQGDKQAHFLLGQLCFEEGWYEDALLHFEKVKDEDYQALYQAGVMYYDGLGTQEDQRKGVEYMKKIISSSSHGAKHLKYAAAYNLGRACYEGCGMRHSDEEAERWWLIAADNGNPKASVIAQSVLGKFYSRPPSKNLRKAFFWHSEACGNGSVESQGALGVMYLHGLGIQRNMHFALECLKEAAERGNVYAQGHLVAYYYNRTLYTKAAELAKKIVQYDNISLQVDAEDRLPAYTAKGIAMANFYLARCLHLGLGMKPDTSAAKQHYRKAFLMDADVTNDLQCDVIYGKDPKLPPGDILRKKIRADCGACGIKDFRYLVPTS
- the LRP2BP gene encoding LRP2-binding protein isoform X4, which produces MKKLNSEPLPKRGDTLYSVSQMPDFPQNIQGHSRAGLLDIAEQYLKDRIQQGDKQAHFLLGQLCFEEGWYEDALLHFEKVKDEDYQALYQAGVMYYDGLGTQEDQRKGVEYMKKIISSSSHGAKHLKYAAAYNLGRACYEGCGMRHSDEEAERWWLIAADNGNPKASVIAQSVLGKFYSRPPSKNLRKAFFWHSEACGNGSVESQGALGVMYLHGLGIQRNMHFALECLKEAAERGNVYAQGHLVAYYYNRTLYTKAAELAKKIVQYDNISLQVDAEDRLPAYTAKGIAMANFYLARCLHLGLGMKPDTSAAKQHYRKAFLMDADVTNDLQCDVIYGKDMP